One segment of Novipirellula aureliae DNA contains the following:
- a CDS encoding ABC transporter permease, producing the protein MLLPWEYGVRNLARRPLRTALTLVALATVVMLVFVVVGFIRGLEQSLVVSGDESVVLVYSVNSEENIENSSIPARTPALLTASLDTAVRRFGITHVSPELYLGTRVKTEGGEGGLGLVRGVTISAPLVRRSIKLVDGKWPGDGEVMVGRLVAAKLGASDDSLMVGNEIQFEGQKWKISGHFAAGGAAYDSEIWCKLVDFQSSTKRQDLSLVAMLMSPGRSAAEVQLFCKERNDLELRAILETDYYASLQQHYKPVRLLAWFVVLLVSGAGVFAGLNMMYGAVAGRNREIATLQAIGYRRRAILISFIQEGVLLAAAGSLLSGVIALTMLNGVAVRFTMGAFTLRIDSVAILIGCSVGLLLGVVGALPPALKALRAEIATGLKAV; encoded by the coding sequence ATGCTTCTTCCTTGGGAATACGGGGTTCGCAATTTGGCCCGCCGGCCGTTGCGAACGGCACTCACGCTTGTCGCATTAGCGACGGTTGTGATGCTAGTGTTTGTCGTCGTCGGATTCATCCGTGGACTCGAACAATCACTCGTTGTTAGTGGCGATGAGTCGGTGGTATTGGTCTATTCGGTGAACTCTGAAGAGAACATTGAAAACTCATCGATTCCTGCGCGAACGCCCGCGTTACTAACAGCAAGTTTGGACACCGCGGTGAGACGGTTTGGGATCACTCATGTTTCGCCCGAGTTGTATTTAGGCACGCGGGTGAAGACAGAGGGAGGTGAGGGAGGGTTGGGACTTGTTCGCGGCGTCACGATCTCCGCCCCCCTTGTCCGCAGATCGATCAAGTTGGTTGATGGCAAATGGCCTGGTGACGGAGAGGTGATGGTTGGACGGTTAGTAGCCGCGAAACTTGGTGCTTCCGACGACTCGCTGATGGTCGGAAATGAGATTCAATTTGAAGGACAGAAATGGAAGATCAGCGGCCACTTTGCGGCCGGCGGAGCAGCTTATGATTCCGAAATTTGGTGCAAGCTTGTCGATTTTCAATCGAGCACAAAGCGACAAGATCTGAGTTTGGTTGCCATGTTAATGTCGCCAGGTCGCTCCGCTGCAGAAGTCCAATTGTTTTGCAAAGAGCGCAACGACCTGGAACTGCGGGCGATTTTGGAAACAGACTACTACGCATCATTGCAGCAGCATTACAAACCGGTGCGGCTATTGGCGTGGTTTGTTGTATTGTTGGTGTCCGGTGCGGGGGTTTTCGCAGGCTTGAACATGATGTATGGCGCGGTTGCAGGGCGAAATCGCGAAATTGCGACGTTGCAGGCGATCGGATATCGGCGACGCGCGATCTTGATCAGTTTCATTCAGGAAGGGGTTCTCTTGGCGGCAGCGGGGTCGCTGCTATCAGGCGTGATCGCCCTGACAATGCTTAACGGTGTTGCAGTCCGCTTTACGATGGGTGCGTTCACGTTACGGATCGACAGCGTTGCAATCCTGATCGGTTGTAGCGTTGGATTGTTGTTGGGCGTCGTGGGTGCGTTACCCCCGGCGCTGAAAGCGTTGCGAGCTGAGATCGCAACAGGTTTAAAGGCAGTTTAG
- a CDS encoding aminotransferase class IV, whose protein sequence is MQPTNRNRIAYLNGKWLDQSELRLSVDDLGLRQGVTAVERLRTYQKNVFMLGAHLQRWKLTTKILQIDGLPSEASMVDLIAELLHLNDSLLEDAGDVGITILATPGVVGGLVPTFAMHLNWLDHDRIEQRRKRGQPLVITNVIQQHDSTWPRSIKVRSRIHYYLADQAARDCDPDAAGVLVDADQTITETSIANLAIVESGVIVSPLDHQVLGGITQQVAERIAQSLSIEWKKDRISRERFRKAAEILCMGTDGGIWFGEVVNHGTERPRVPGEVFLRLRKMFDEQR, encoded by the coding sequence TTGCAACCGACAAATCGAAATCGAATTGCGTATCTGAACGGAAAATGGCTCGATCAATCCGAATTGCGGTTGTCGGTCGACGATCTAGGTCTTCGCCAAGGAGTGACGGCTGTTGAAAGACTGCGGACGTATCAGAAAAACGTTTTTATGCTTGGGGCCCATTTGCAGCGTTGGAAGCTCACGACAAAGATTTTGCAAATCGATGGACTGCCAAGCGAAGCTTCCATGGTTGATTTGATTGCGGAGCTACTTCACCTCAATGATTCGTTGCTAGAAGATGCAGGCGACGTCGGTATTACGATCCTCGCAACGCCTGGAGTGGTTGGCGGATTGGTCCCAACGTTTGCGATGCACCTCAACTGGCTCGACCACGATCGGATCGAGCAACGTCGGAAAAGGGGCCAACCCTTGGTCATCACCAATGTCATCCAGCAACACGATTCGACTTGGCCCCGCTCGATCAAGGTTCGCTCGCGAATTCACTATTATCTTGCCGATCAAGCCGCTCGCGATTGCGATCCAGACGCAGCCGGTGTGCTTGTTGATGCGGATCAAACGATTACGGAGACTTCGATTGCCAATTTGGCGATCGTTGAATCAGGCGTGATCGTTTCGCCTCTGGATCACCAAGTGCTCGGTGGCATCACTCAACAAGTAGCCGAACGGATCGCTCAATCGCTTTCGATCGAATGGAAGAAAGATCGCATTTCAAGAGAGCGTTTCCGAAAAGCAGCAGAGATTCTTTGTATGGGGACAGACGGTGGCATTTGGTTCGGTGAAGTGGTGAATCACGGTACCGAACGCCCACGCGTACCCGGCGAAGTATTCCTACGTCTTCGAAAAATGTTCGACGAGCAACGGTAA
- a CDS encoding alpha/beta hydrolase, translating into MSQATFMIRSYCFIAIAVAAFTLGSGFVASAERTQITVEQDVISQPFNAHPVCGDRLWLINTRSMTTCTYYANLEQPNFKVSRLENNGRTSPSSTHEYLSEIGHDRPVVVYVHGYRFNQCDALRRGLLIHREIAARNCGSPVDWVIFSWPSEQDGFITHDVREKAKYSDTQALYLAWLLREQLNRSIKTKLIGYSLGGRVVTGSLHALAGGMIGGRNLPGELIKHADIDVGLVAPAIGQNWLSMGGYHGLAPSNIDSFLLLYNQRDAVLKRYWLLSKVRGAVALGFGRLPSLTPRGDGSEVDLRARDCSRWIGIAHDEVDYYQRRCNAGNDMARMISDTTTQN; encoded by the coding sequence ATGTCACAAGCAACCTTTATGATCCGAAGTTATTGTTTCATTGCCATTGCCGTTGCTGCCTTCACGTTGGGCTCCGGCTTTGTTGCTAGCGCGGAAAGAACGCAGATAACAGTAGAGCAAGATGTCATTTCGCAGCCGTTCAATGCGCATCCGGTATGTGGCGATCGATTGTGGTTGATTAACACTCGGTCAATGACAACGTGCACCTACTATGCGAATTTGGAGCAACCGAATTTCAAAGTGAGTCGTTTAGAAAACAACGGCAGGACATCGCCATCATCGACCCATGAATACCTGAGCGAGATTGGTCATGATCGACCGGTGGTTGTCTACGTTCATGGCTACCGTTTCAATCAATGCGACGCATTACGTCGTGGATTATTGATCCATCGTGAAATCGCTGCTCGGAACTGTGGCTCTCCGGTCGATTGGGTCATCTTTAGTTGGCCGAGCGAGCAAGATGGATTTATCACTCATGATGTGAGGGAGAAGGCGAAGTATTCCGACACGCAAGCTCTTTACCTTGCTTGGTTGCTTCGCGAGCAATTAAACCGATCGATCAAGACAAAACTGATTGGCTATAGTTTGGGGGGGCGAGTCGTTACCGGATCATTGCACGCTTTAGCAGGAGGGATGATTGGCGGACGAAATTTGCCGGGTGAATTGATCAAGCACGCCGATATTGATGTCGGATTGGTCGCGCCTGCGATCGGGCAAAATTGGTTATCGATGGGCGGATATCACGGTTTGGCACCGTCGAACATCGATTCGTTTTTATTGCTCTACAATCAACGCGACGCCGTTCTAAAACGCTATTGGCTACTTTCGAAAGTTCGCGGTGCGGTCGCGTTGGGGTTCGGACGGTTGCCATCTTTGACGCCACGTGGTGACGGCAGCGAGGTCGACCTGAGAGCACGAGATTGCTCGCGGTGGATAGGGATCGCCCACGATGAAGTCGACTATTACCAGCGCCGCTGTAACGCTGGCAACGACATGGCTAGGATGATCTCGGATACGACAACCCAAAATTGA
- a CDS encoding transglutaminase-like domain-containing protein codes for MCHRRQFIATSLFGFGASLAPSFALAQNSGSPLGTEPETETSAARIEYASPQIQNWRIGLLLEPPVTCTDVFATFPIPVDWPEQKVTLTNQVVDPLVTAWQAKDLAGGAKQIVLQMRRVPAGASASLILTFQVERSRILAPNRTDDLVIPMRPDREMRMYLGTSPYIDSGHSSIRAASRELAKMEAENDWQRVEQIYDFVREKVQYVEGPIKNASDALREGKGDCEEMTSLFVALCRNAKIPARMVWIPDHAYPEFYLEDGEGNGYWFPCQAAGTRQFGKMDEYRPVLQKGDSFKVPEKRARVRYVSEFFRCNKAGKGNPNPVFIREQME; via the coding sequence ATGTGCCATCGTCGACAATTTATCGCCACTTCCCTGTTCGGATTTGGAGCCTCGCTCGCACCATCCTTTGCATTGGCTCAAAATAGCGGATCGCCATTGGGAACCGAACCGGAAACGGAGACATCCGCCGCTCGCATTGAATACGCGTCGCCGCAAATCCAGAATTGGCGAATCGGTTTGCTGCTCGAACCGCCGGTGACGTGCACCGATGTGTTTGCAACCTTTCCGATACCCGTTGATTGGCCTGAACAAAAGGTGACCCTGACAAACCAAGTCGTTGACCCTCTGGTCACGGCATGGCAAGCGAAAGACTTGGCGGGAGGGGCAAAGCAGATTGTCTTGCAAATGCGGCGAGTGCCTGCCGGAGCATCCGCATCACTTATCCTGACCTTTCAAGTGGAACGTTCGCGGATCTTGGCTCCAAATCGAACCGACGACTTGGTGATTCCGATGCGACCCGACCGCGAAATGCGAATGTATTTGGGGACCAGTCCGTACATTGATTCGGGACATTCGTCCATTCGAGCCGCTTCGCGCGAATTAGCAAAGATGGAAGCCGAGAATGATTGGCAACGTGTCGAACAGATCTACGATTTTGTTCGCGAAAAAGTCCAATACGTCGAAGGCCCGATCAAAAATGCGTCCGACGCTCTTCGAGAAGGTAAGGGCGACTGCGAGGAGATGACCAGCTTGTTCGTGGCCTTATGCCGGAACGCGAAAATCCCAGCTCGTATGGTTTGGATTCCCGACCACGCTTATCCCGAGTTCTATCTCGAAGACGGCGAAGGCAATGGATATTGGTTCCCCTGCCAAGCAGCTGGAACGCGACAATTCGGAAAGATGGACGAGTATCGTCCCGTCCTACAAAAAGGTGATAGCTTTAAGGTACCCGAGAAACGAGCACGTGTCCGTTATGTTTCCGAGTTCTTTCGATGCAACAAAGCGGGAAAGGGGAATCCAAATCCGGTATTCATTCGAGAACAAATGGAGTAG
- a CDS encoding sigma-70 family RNA polymerase sigma factor encodes MSKSDLLSIENDTETSLELAESRVRTGRRTTRGNAAQSPLETYLREINETALLSADDELELAERIAQGDALARDRMVRANLRLVVNISRGYTGKGLGLQDLIEEGNLGLLRAVEGFDPSVGTRFSTYASYWIKQSIKRALINSAKTIRIPAYMVELLSKWRRATARLNEELGRTPSNEEIARLLGLPKKKLPIIRKAIRISNSTPQSDQTEAGWSLSDMVQDERLKAPDEEMLDHDILRHAMELVGHLEDREATVLKLRFGLGGCEPKTLKEIGAELNLTRERVRQIETEALRRLADGLTDPHERMFG; translated from the coding sequence ATGTCTAAATCCGATCTTTTGTCCATAGAAAATGACACCGAAACGAGCCTTGAACTTGCCGAGTCCCGTGTGCGTACCGGTCGCCGGACGACTCGAGGCAACGCGGCTCAGTCCCCGTTAGAAACCTACCTTCGTGAGATCAACGAAACGGCGTTATTGTCCGCTGATGATGAGCTTGAGTTAGCCGAGCGTATTGCGCAAGGCGATGCATTGGCACGGGACCGCATGGTCCGCGCAAACTTGCGGTTAGTTGTCAACATTTCACGCGGTTACACCGGGAAAGGTCTTGGTTTGCAAGACTTGATCGAAGAGGGAAACCTCGGGTTGCTACGGGCGGTTGAGGGTTTTGATCCCAGCGTTGGGACACGTTTTAGTACCTACGCCAGCTATTGGATCAAGCAATCGATTAAGCGTGCGTTAATCAACAGTGCAAAAACGATTCGCATTCCGGCATACATGGTCGAACTGTTAAGCAAGTGGCGTCGGGCGACCGCTCGGCTCAATGAAGAGCTTGGCCGCACCCCTTCCAACGAGGAGATTGCACGGCTTTTGGGGCTGCCGAAAAAGAAGCTACCGATTATTCGAAAAGCCATTCGGATTAGCAATAGCACTCCTCAAAGTGATCAAACCGAAGCGGGGTGGTCGTTGAGTGATATGGTGCAAGACGAGCGTTTGAAAGCTCCGGATGAGGAGATGCTCGATCACGATATTTTGCGGCATGCGATGGAGCTTGTAGGGCATCTTGAAGATCGCGAAGCGACGGTGCTAAAACTACGTTTTGGACTTGGTGGCTGCGAGCCAAAGACACTCAAAGAGATAGGTGCGGAACTCAATTTGACTCGCGAACGTGTTCGTCAAATCGAGACCGAAGCCCTTCGCCGGCTTGCGGATGGATTGACCGATCCCCACGAGCGCATGTTTGGTTGA
- a CDS encoding sensor histidine kinase encodes MFERRSLTAPITLGVVMILLVVILTIVWVVGNWLSVQGERASPSVFMTILATGSVILAAMLAGVIAYLTLTVKAFNLNRRQSNFIDAVTHELKSPIASLKLYLQTLGRLTVDEQQQKDFHRFMLEDVERLDSLINHLLDAARIERNHQAEEKELIELDNLLGECSRSACLRHGVAEETVTLDCPAGLKMNSQGVQMEILFRNLIDNAIKYGGTPPEVMVKVNTLEKDQVVISVIDNGNGIPANQKRKVFGRFVRLGNELERSRTGTGLGLYLVRNVTRALGGSVRVLDRAEQPGTEFSVTLGGVESSSSREPSSHQ; translated from the coding sequence GTCGTCATTTTGACGATCGTATGGGTCGTGGGAAACTGGTTGAGCGTGCAGGGTGAACGGGCGTCCCCTTCGGTCTTTATGACCATTTTGGCAACCGGCTCCGTGATTCTCGCTGCAATGTTGGCAGGCGTGATTGCCTACCTGACGCTAACGGTCAAGGCGTTTAATCTGAATCGGCGCCAATCCAATTTTATTGATGCGGTTACCCACGAGCTAAAAAGCCCGATAGCGTCGCTAAAACTCTACTTGCAAACGCTTGGCCGCTTGACCGTTGATGAGCAGCAACAGAAGGATTTTCATCGTTTCATGCTCGAAGACGTCGAGAGGCTCGATTCGCTGATCAACCATTTGCTCGATGCCGCTCGGATCGAACGCAATCACCAAGCCGAAGAAAAAGAGCTCATTGAACTTGATAACCTGTTGGGAGAATGTAGCCGATCGGCGTGTTTACGGCACGGAGTCGCTGAGGAAACGGTGACACTCGATTGCCCAGCTGGCCTGAAGATGAACAGTCAAGGGGTGCAGATGGAGATTTTGTTTCGCAACCTAATCGACAATGCGATTAAGTATGGAGGTACGCCACCGGAAGTGATGGTGAAGGTGAACACTTTGGAAAAAGATCAGGTTGTCATTTCGGTTATCGATAATGGCAATGGTATTCCGGCGAACCAGAAACGGAAGGTTTTCGGACGATTTGTTCGCTTGGGGAACGAGTTGGAACGAAGTCGAACCGGAACGGGACTCGGCTTGTATCTCGTCCGAAATGTCACTCGAGCGCTCGGAGGCAGTGTGCGGGTGCTCGATCGTGCCGAACAACCGGGGACTGAATTCAGCGTCACCCTTGGCGGTGTTGAGAGTTCATCGAGTCGCGAGCCGTCATCTCATCAATAG